gcagtcgatgtgagtaagacatttaaacaggtcaacattcacaaggccgcaggtccagatggattaccaggacgtgtactgcgagcatgcggtgaccaactggcaagtgtctacactgacattttcaacttctccctgtccgtgtctgtaatactaacatgttttaagcagactaccacagtgcctgtgcccaagaacactaaggtaacctgcataaatgactaccgacccgtagcactgtagccatgaagtgctttgaaaggctggtcatggctcacatcaacaccattatcccagaaaccctagacacactcaaatttgcatactgtcccaacagatccacagatgatgcaatctctattgcactccatactgccctttcccacctggacaaaaggaacacctatgtgagaatgctattcatttactaaagctcagcgttcaacaccatagtgccctcaaagctcatcaataagctaaggaccctgggactaaacacctccctctgcaactggatcctggacttcctgacgggccgcccccaggtggtaagggtaggtaacaacacatccgccactctgatcctcaacacatgggcccctcaagggtgcgtgctcagtcccctcctgtactccctattcactcatgactgcacggccaggcacgactccaacggcATCATAAAGTTtgttgatgacacaacagtggtaggcctgatcacggaTAACGACGAGGCAGCCTATAGgtcgtcagagacctggccgtgtggtgccaggacagcaacctctccctcaaagtgatcaagaTAAAGAGGATGATTATGGACTAcaagaaaaagaggaccgagtacgcccccattctcatcgacggggctgcagtggagaaggttgagagcttcaagttccttggtgtccacatcaccaacaaactttcatggtccaagcacaccaagacagtcgtgaagagggcacaacaaaacctattccccctcaggaagatttggcatgggtcctcagatcctcaaaaggttctacagctgcaccatcaagagcatcctgactggttgcatcactgcctggtatggcaactgctcggcctccaaccgcaaggcactacagagggtagtgcgaactgcCCAGGATatcgctggggccaagcttcctgccatccaggacctctataccaggcggtgtcagaggaaggccctaaaaattgtccaagactgttctctatgctacagcaacggcaagcggtactggagggcccagtctaggtccaagaggcttctgaacagcttctacccacaagccataagactcctgaacatctaatcaaatggctacccagactatttgcattctatttgcattgccccccctccctattttacaccgctgctactctcttttgttttcatctatgcatagtcactttaacaactctacctacatgtacatattacctcaactatccggtgtccccgcacattgactctgtaccagtaccccccctgtatatagtctcgctattgttattttagctctttaattacttgttacttttatttcttattcttatctgtatttttttaaactgcattgttggttagaggctcgtaagtaagcatttcactgtaaggtctacacctgttgtattcggcgaatgtgactaataacatttgatttgagaatAATACTTAAGGAAAAAGCAAGGTATAGGAatttgcatgtttttttttttagatgagTTATGTTAGAGAAAAGTGTAGCATTCAGAGACTGAAATAAGGATGTATACATAATTGGCCATTTATTGAGAAAACAAAGTCCCTATCacatactgttgaagtcggaagtatacatacacttaggttggagtcattaaaactagtttttaagccactccacaaatttcttgtgaaaaaaaatataattttggcaagtcggctaggacatctactttgtgcatgacacaagtcatttttccaacaattgtttacagagattatttcacttataattcagtgtatcacaattccagtgtgtcagaagtttaccaacactaagttgactgtgccttaaacagcttggaaaattcaagaaaattatgtcatggctttagaagcttctgataggctaattgacatcatttgagtcaattggaggtgtacctgtggatgtatttcaaggtctaccttcaaactcagtgcctctttgcttgacatcatgagaaaatcaaaaagaaaatcagccatgacctcagaaaataaattgtagacctccacaagtctggttcatccttgggagcaatttccaaacgcctgaaggttccacgttcatctgtaaaaacgttagtacgcaagtataaacaccatgggaccacgcagccatcataccgctcaggaaggagacgcattctgtctcctagagatgaacgttctttggtgcgaaaagttcaaatcaatcccagaacaacagcaaaggaccttgtgaagatgctggaggaaaaaggtacaaatgtatctaaatccacagtaaaacaagtcctatattgacataacttgaaaggctgcTCGGAcggggaagaagccactgctccaaaaccaccataaaaaagccagactacggtttgcaactgcacatggggacaaagatcgtactttttggaaaaatgtcttctggtctgatgaaacaaaaattgaactatttggccataatgaccatcattatgtttggaggaaaaagggggaggctttcaagccgaagaacaccatcccaactgtgaagcacgggggtggcagcatcatgttgtagggtagcttggctgcaggagggattggggtgcttcacaaaatagatggcatcatgaggttggaaaattatgtggatatattgaagcaacatctcaatacatcagtcgggaagttaaagcttggtcgcaaatgggtcttccaaatggacaatgaccccaagcatacttccaaagttgtggcaaaatggcttaaggacaacaaagtcaaggtattggagtggccatcacaaagccctgacctcaatcctatagaaaatgtgtgggcagaactgaaaaagcgtgtgcgagcaaggaggcctacaaacctgactcagtcacaccagctctgtcagggggaatgggccacaattcacccaacttattgtggaaggcttcctgaaatgtttgacccaagttaagcaatttaaaggcaatgctactaaatactaattgagtgtatgtaaacttctgacccactgggaatgtgatgaaagaaatacaagctgaaataaatcattctctactattattctgacatttcaccttcttaaaataaagtggtgatcctaactgacctaagacagggaatttttactaggattaaatgtcaggaattgtaaaaaactgagtttaaatgcatttggctaaggtgtatgtaaacgtccgacttcaactgtacataacatTTAACTCATCTTTAATATATCAATTATTAGAAAAAGAAAACCATACAGTAAGACCGTTAAACATCAGGTATGATAAAACATGAACAATTGTGATACGTAGCGGGAACAAAGTACTAACTCACTGATGGGTGGGGAGGTGGGGTTAAATTTGAAACAATCTGACTGCTGAAACACTGATCGACCATTACAAATTAGGCCAAAAGAGACAGACGGCACAATGTAGCTCAATACTCCCCAATACAAAATTCAACCACAGGCTTCCTTTGGAAAATAATTATTACAGGATTGTTTCAGGGGCAACATGGTGTAGTAAGGCCTACTGCCGTTTGCTGGTGTGTGGTAGCACTGTTTTCTGATATCACAAGCATGGAATCATGGAGAAATTGTCAGTGTGTTTCGCCTCTTGGAGTCCCGTCGTGGGAATGGCACAAAGCTCTTCACCTCTTTGAAGGATAACCCTAGGAGAAGGGCAGACAATGGAAAGGCAATGAAAGGGTTGAAGGGAAGACAATGCAATACATTGCAACAGAATTATGTGGGTAAACACCTAAAGTAGCTTTATAATTAAACACATTCTGTTGCATTGTGACACTGACAGATCACTGACACAAAAAACGAAGTGATAAAAGAAATGTTTAAACTTAAAATTAAAACATTGAAATACTTACGCCTCCAATCCTCCAGAGGCAGCGTGGCATTGTCATGACTGTCATCATATGGCTGTGGCTCAGGACAGTCCTCTGGATCTCTCAAGCCATCAAAATATGGGTGTGTCAGAGCACTCTCAGCAGTAAGCCGAGTCTCACCATCCAAAACCAGCATCTTCTCAAGAAGGTCAATCGCTGGGAGAGCAGTTAAATAGAGAATGAAAACCAGAAACATGCCACAAGTTGGAAAACTTATTGGCCACACAGAGACGTATATAAAAATGCATACGCATTCATCAATTGTCAGTTTGTCTGTTGAAAGTTAAACAAATGTCAACTTTTCCCATAGAAGTTGAATCCTTACAAAGCTGGACATATTGCGCAATCATATCAGTTGGCCATCATCTTTCAACAGATGACTCCCATCGGAAAACCATTGTCTCAAACTGCAATTTTCCAACAATATCTCTGTGTGGGCCTATATATAGAAATCAAACTAATGGATAAGGCCACTGAATGTATTACacatatagagtaccagtcaaaactttggacacacctattcaatcaattgtttttctttatttttttactattttctacagggtggctactttgaagaatctaatatatatttatttatttaacacttttttggttactacatgattccatgtgttatttcatagttttgatgtcttcactattattctacaatgtagaaaatggtaacaaagaaaaaccttgaatgagtaggtgtgtccaaacttttgactggtactgtacaaatTGTACATTTAAGTCTGAATCACAGCATTTCTAATGTGTAATAATAACTAACGTATGTGCTTAGCATCATCAAATCAATAGCATTTTAACTCACCCTGTGCACTTGCTCTGGGGAACAACTTAGAGAAGTCTTTTCTGGGAAAGTGAGGGAGGGACCGCACATAGCTTTTTGCCTATCAGAAGACAGGAAGAAATAAGAAAATAATTAGTTCAAGGACCCTGACTGAGGAGTTTATAGTTCATACTCCAATTCAAAAGACGGGCACTTTCCAATTCAAAAGAAGGGAATTATGCACAATTGTCAAAATACACAGTTCAAAATATCAAGTATACTATCAGCGATATCCAGGTGCCAACTCTACCTCCTGACTGTCCAGTTTCTGAATGAAGTCAGGTCCGGGTACTCCAGTTACTTTCATGATCTGAGTCAGCTGATCCATGTCTGGGAGTCAAGGGTTAAAGTCAAGGTCACTCAAGCCCAACACATTCATGTTCATGTCGGTAGTGTATCCAAACAATTTCAACAGAAACCATGTCATAGATTACCCTCTTCCCATAACTGTACTGCACATGTCATAGATTACCCTCTTCCCATAACTGTACTGCACATGCCGTAGATTACCCTCTTCCCATAACTGTACATGCCGTAGATTACCCTCTTCCCATAACTGTACTGCACATGCCATAGATTACCCTCTTCCCATAACTGTACTGCACATGCCATAGATTACCCTCTTCCCATAACTGTACTGCACATGTCATAGATTACCCTCTTCCCATAACTGTTCTGCACATGTCATAGATTACCCTCTTTCCATAACTGTACATGTCATAGCCAACTCTTCTATTATTTGTTTTCATGCCTGTAGCTAACTCTACTGGGCGATAGAAGTGTCAACTACGCTACAGCGCACACAGTATGGGACGACACTAATCATGGACGGGTTTGTCACCCTTTCATTCGCCGTCCTTGATAAATAGCTGGCTTGGGTCAGGTCACAGACTACGTGGTACAGACACGATACAGATTTTTAAAAACAAACAAGTAGGATAGTAACAGGATACAGTCTTTCCCTTTGAAAAGTGTCTTCCCATTGATCATCTCTCCCATGATACAGCCCACAGACCAGATGTCCACTAAAATGGAGGAACAGACAATCAATTAAATAGTGGCATCGAAAACAAATTCACACCAAAGCAACACCTTGCTGTTTGCTCAAGGGACTGCAGTCTCAAAGCAACCATGTGTAAAGGATTGAGTGTGGTAGTATTATGAGACAACTTGACTCCAAGGCCAGGCAGCTTGGACTAACCAATAACAATGATAACAGAGCACTGATTGTGAACAACTACAACTATCATGCACAATGTGGCAAATATTGTAAAAGAGCGCATACAGAACCTTACATTACACAGAGGCTTTTTACCTCAATAGGTACTGTGTTAAGACTACTGTAATTACACTCTAAGTAACAAAGTACACTGTTGTGTATAAACACACTAAGGCAAGAAAATCCACTGTAAATGTCAAGTGTTACCCAAATCAAAACACATTGCACAAATGACATGAAAGACTGTCAGCTCCGTAATGTTTCAGGCTGTACGTAGCACAACGTCAGCGCCGTAACATACACTACATAcccaaaagtatgtgggcacctacttgtcgaacatctcattcagaaatcacgggcattaatatggagttggtcccccctttgctgctaaaacagcctccactcttctgggaaggctttccactagatgttggaacattgctgcggggactttcttccattcagccacaagagcattagtgaggtcgggcactggctcgcagtcggtgttccaattcatcccaaaggtgttcgatggggttgaggtcagtgcaggccagtcaagttcttacacactgatctcgacaaaccatttctacaTGAACCTCActtgcacgggggcattgtcatgctgaaataggaaagggccttccccaaactgttgccacaaagttaggtgcacagaattgtctagaatgtcattgtatgctgtagcattaagatttcccttcactggaactaagggggcctagcccaaactgtGAAAAACAGCcaaaaccattattcctcctccaccaaaccttaCAGTTGGCTCTATGTATagtggcaggtagcgttctccttgcatccgccaaacccagatttgtccgtcaaactgtcagatggtgaagcgtaattcatctctccagagaacgcgtttccactgctccagagtacaatggtggcaagcttttaAGCACTcaagccaacgcttggcattgcgcatggtgattttaggcttgtgtgcggctgctcggccatggaaacccatttcatgaagctcccaacaaacagttattgcgctgacgttgcttccagaggcagtttggaactcggtagtgagtgttgcaaccaaggacagacaatttttacacgcttcagcactggccagtcccgttctgtgagcttgtgtagtctaccactttgcggctgagctgttgttgctcctagacgtttctgcatcacaataatagcacttacaattgactggtgcagctctagcagggcagaaatttgacgaactgacttgttggaaaggaggcatcctatgatggtgccacattgaaagtcactgaggtcttcagtaaggccattctactgccaatgtttgtctatggatattgcatagtgtccacatacttttgcatatagTGTATCAGGCTGCATGTAAAACATTCTGCCGGCTCTGTAATGTTTCAAGCTGTACATAAGTCTGTCAGCTCTGTAACGTTTCAGGTTATTACGAAGCTGAGCACAGGCCTTCGGGATGGATGAGGCCAAGAGTGAAAGTTTTTAATAGATATGATTGTCTTGCCAGTCTGGGTGTAGTGCATCCAGTTTAGAATGACCTCTGGTGCCCGGTACCAGCGGGTCACAACATAGCCCGTCATCTCCGCCTCGGCATGGCGAGCAAGACCAAAGTCCAGGATCTGCAAAGAATCATTTGACACATTATCTTAGGAATCTTCCCCCATAGAATTATTTCTCTAAATGAACTTGTATTCATGTCACAAACCTTTAATTCACAGTCTTGATTGACAGCCAAGTTACCAGGCTTCAGGTCCTGCAAAAtaaaaatttgacaaacaaaaaacattgaggGTGGCCCTTGCGTGCCTGAGATTAAGACATTAAGGgcagatacaatacatagatgtTGATTGCATATCCATATCCACTGTGGGCCTGCTCTATTTCTCTTATCGTTTATACCCAAACAAACGCTGCCATTCACCATTAATTCCAAATGAATACACACATTAGTACATACATGGGTGTGTCTTTACAATTCTAGACATGCATGGAGACAGAGGCATATCAGAAAGAAGGCCTTCTCATCCTACATGTTAGGACAGGGTTAGCCATAATGACTCAATGTCCATGATTCTTTCAAATACAGTGTGGCTTGGCGGGGGTcgcgtttcggaggacgcatggctctcgaccttcgcctctcccgagtccgtacgggagttgcagcgatgggacaagatcgtaactaccaattggataaagGGGtataaaatagaaaaataatggTCACATGGGagatatactatgttattacagcTGGTTCTGTTATGTAGAATATTATCATTGTGTGATCttgcagacattgattcagctttgttCTAACTTTATTAAACGAGCACCATTTGCCAGATTAGCTTGTTCTCTACGAGTAGAGCAGAGACTGTGCATGaagtagataaaaaaaaaataaacacattcgCCGGATCTTCGGGACCGAAGATCTACTGCCACAGCCTTTAAAATAACATTCTCATTAGCCACAAATGAAATAGAGCTGTTATAAGATGCTGTGGCGAGGTGTTACCAACGGCGCAGCCAACTTACCCTGTGGATGATGCCAGCTTTGTGAATGTACTGCCATAAAAACAGAGAAGACATCATTATTAAGTGCTATGATTAAGCATTGCAACGGTAATTAACTAAGCGTAACATTGAATTGAATATAAACAGAATCATGTTGCAAAAGATTTGCAGCACCGGAATCCACATTTCTTCTAAGACTACATTTTTGTGCACAAACAAGCTCACCCTTAGTCCACACAGCATCTGATAGACAAGGAACTGCACTCTGTCTTCAGTGAGAAGCCCTTTGACTTTGGAGAGGTCGGTGAACATGTAAGGCATCACCAGGTAGCTGTGGACAGACAAATCACTCCATCTATCGAACTCGTCAACACCTATATGGACTTAAAAATGACACCCAAGTTGCGTTCAGTGGGGTAGAATTTTACAGAATCACCAGACAGAAATCGTACTAGAACAGACACGATTTTGTCATGTAAGAGAGGGAATCATGTCAGCTCAGCACAATATGTATCTGCAACATTCAGAATGCTGCTCCCTCCTCTACGTTGGGCCTAGGTCATATGCCAGGGAGttgaattaacttttaacaaggcacacctgttaactgaaatgcattgcaggtgactacctcatgaagctggttgagagaatgccaagagtgtgcaaagctgtcatcaaggcaaagggtggctactttgaataatctatttcatagttgtgatgtcttcactattattctacaatgtaaaaaataaaataaaaatggctgggtttctgtacagcccaTTGAGATattagctgatgtaagaagagctttataaatacatttgatttgaataagtaggtgtgtccaaacttttgactggtactgtatatgagccCCGCCAAATCACCAAAGccattctctgcctctgactgcAATAGGCATTACAATGTGTCTGATATCACTGTGGTAAATACTCACAAATCTGTGAATTCATCGAGCCCAGCAGCAGGAGTAAACACATCCAGGAGCCCTATCACCTGAAGGAAGTTTGCACATGAGAGAAGAAAAACAAGTTGAGTTATAAATCCTACGATATGCCTGCTATAGCTATTAGACTGAAATTGTATGTCAGCTTTGTGCGCCAGTGTCTTGAATCAGTTTGCTGATTAGGTTATGTAAAATCTGTGAAGAGCAACACATCATGGGTGGGGATATGTGAGTCAAGGAGCCTGGAGGGATAGAAGACAACGATAGTGCCAGGATGTGTACAGTCCATACTCACATTTTCATGTTTCATGTGCTTGAGCAGTCGAAGCTCCCGATAAGCCCTCTTTGCAAAAATCTCAGACTGGAAGGGCCGGTGAAGCTTCTTAATGGCCACTTTCTCATTGGTCTTCACATTTATTACCGAGCTTAGGCATAGAAAATATTGTTATTGCATAAAATATACTCAGGAAATGTGGCATCATCCCTTAGGAGAATGATAGTTTAAAAATACTGGTCGATTATAAGGCTTAGGCTGCTGAATCAAAGTGATAAATTCACATTAAAAGCACATACTTTCATTTGTTCAGACAAAGACTATACCCTACATTGTGCCTCAACATGTTCACTGAAGCACTGCAACAAGTATTGGCAGGAAAAGCCAGGCATGCGCTACTACACTATATCCGCCTACACAGTGCATTTGATTTATTGGTACTGTAGCCAACTGGTGATTCATATAAGTGTAGTGAGCGAGGTTGACATATATTTTGTAACATTGTAGGAATTGATGCAAGTTACACAATATTTCCAGAGCAGAAAAAACTCGCTATCTTTCCTTCTGTATGATTGCCCTGTGAGGTACTTGACAACACACCCCAGCTTTGGATAGCGCCCATCGTCAACAACTCACCATACGGAACCGTACGCCCCTGTCCCTATTTGCTTCAATCGCGTGTACTTCTCCGGCACTTCCCATATCGTGCTGTTGATCTCCTCTCGGGTGTACTGTGTCTGTGACTCCATGTTGTTGCAATATGGTGAAAATATGATCCGCAAAGGAAATTTGCGCACCACTCCTTTCCCCACCTCCCACGCGCTCTTTCTACAACCACTTATTAAAAAGGTCACGATACCAGTCGATCTAATAGTCTACTCTGTCAATTGCTCACTTAACAGTGCTGTTTGCCATGATACTTTGTGTTGCAAGAGCTGCAGTTGTGGATTGAGTGACCGTATCCTAGTATTTACTATAGCCTAACAGCAGCCTATCCCATTCTCCAAAAACACATATGACGACCCAGTAATGGTAATCATCATCGTGCTGTTTGCCTGCTCGGAGATCTTGCTAAAACATGTCAGCTATGACTCCGGTTtccgctcacacccacacacattgaGCTCGCCAGTTTGTAGTCATAAAACCCGGATGTgcgttacctctggttcgttcagccaaaGATTATGGATCTACTGGAAAGCtactctccgccctaacaatgagaGTTGTCTACAAAACGGCGTGGCGGGCTGTCTAGCTCCCGACTATCCTTTCTATGGAGTGGTGGATATCTCATTATTTTAATCAATATTTGAATATTCGAAGATGGTTGTTGACATCAACCACTTGTATTTAATGGTACGCTACTAGCCTCAtgtcatgaatatgcatagccataTCGACAACTCCAatattttctcaaagttgccgagATGTCACGTGTACTACTTgtatcagtacactcgtaacaattTAAGCATTACAAAACTTCTACTCGATCAtataaacctcacgtagcaaataagccattcaatTTTGTGTTTACCAAATTCAACACTCATTGAGCTCCTTACAAAAAGTCCTTGCTTGGTGGGCGTAACAACGGAAAACGGCAGctgctggagggagacaggtTTTCTGCCAAATTGGGGCCTTTTCCGCTTCCTCTCTCGTTCAGCCATCCCTATGGAAaaaatgaatggggaaagaatagggttttggaATAAACGCCAAAAATAACGTATGAGGTTAACACAGATTTTATACCTTTTGTTCTATAAGATAGCCTAATAGCAGTCAGCTAATATAACCTTTATGAcctatgaagcctttatgtgcttttttttattacatcaattcttcaaaattcacaaaaagttactttagctgatgaagatgatcTCATAGAACCACTGGTGtatagtacttaagtaaaaatactttcaagtacttaagttgtttttggggtatttgtatttttactttactatttatatttttgacaacttttacttttacttcactacattgctaaagaaaatgtactttttgctccatacattttccctgacacccaaaagtactatttTGAATGCCcagcagaacagcaaaatggtcgaattcacgcacttatcaaaagaacatcgctagtcatccctgctgcctctgatctgctggactcactaaacaaacatgcttagtttgtaaatgatgtctgaatgttggagtgtgcccctggctgtccttaaatagaaaaaacaagaaaaaggtGCTgtatggtttgcttaatataaggaattatacttttgatacttaagtatattttagcaatcacatttacttttgatacttaagtatattttaaaccaaatacttttagacttttactcaagtagaattttactgggtgacttttacttcagtcattttctacaaagttttctttacttttactcaagtatgacaattgggtactttttacaccactgaatagaacaaaacgtataagatctcctaagcctgtgtttgcCACAGACCTTTTTTCGGCGTTCATCCAAAAACCCTCCAAAAATGCCATTCGTTTTCCCCATAGGTTTTGTCCAATGAACCACGGCGGAGTTAGCGCCTACAAAAATATGccattactatttctctctataggcAGTAGGTGGgtgttactgtaggcctacttgtTATGAATGATTAACCTCCATATTATTAAATTGCTATTGCAATAGTAGCCTAGTAAAAATAATTACAACATCCTATGGAAATGAAGTCTAATTAATGAT
The window above is part of the Salmo salar chromosome ssa15, Ssal_v3.1, whole genome shotgun sequence genome. Proteins encoded here:
- the mapk13 gene encoding mitogen-activated protein kinase 13 isoform X1, coding for MESQTQYTREEINSTIWEVPEKYTRLKQIGTGAYGSVCSVINVKTNEKVAIKKLHRPFQSEIFAKRAYRELRLLKHMKHENVIGLLDVFTPAAGLDEFTDFYLVMPYMFTDLSKVKGLLTEDRVQFLVYQMLCGLRYIHKAGIIHRDLKPGNLAVNQDCELKILDFGLARHAEAEMTGYVVTRWYRAPEVILNWMHYTQTVDIWSVGCIMGEMINGKTLFKGKDYMDQLTQIMKVTGVPGPDFIQKLDSQEAKSYVRSLPHFPRKDFSKLFPRASAQAIDLLEKMLVLDGETRLTAESALTHPYFDGLRDPEDCPEPQPYDDSHDNATLPLEDWRRLSFKEVKSFVPFPRRDSKRRNTLTISP
- the mapk13 gene encoding mitogen-activated protein kinase 13 gives rise to the protein MVNGSVCLGINDKRNRAGPQWIWICNQHLCIVSALNVLISGTQGPPSMFFVCQIFILQDLKPGNLAVNQDCELKILDFGLARHAEAEMTGYVVTRWYRAPEVILNWMHYTQTVDIWSVGCIMGEMINGKTLFKGKDYMDQLTQIMKVTGVPGPDFIQKLDSQEAKSYVRSLPHFPRKDFSKLFPRASAQAIDLLEKMLVLDGETRLTAESALTHPYFDGLRDPEDCPEPQPYDDSHDNATLPLEDWRRLSFKEVKSFVPFPRRDSKRRNTLTISP